From a single Thermococcus sp. LS1 genomic region:
- a CDS encoding A24 family peptidase C-terminal domain-containing protein, producing MDYVPLILGLVIGVVTSYTDMKTGFIDDLHVFPIAGLGIVYYLYRGFFVEHNTMLALSGLIGFFIGLILGFVLYFLGAWASGDVVILAGFSALLPYPPSTASLIPPYALNYPLYPISILLNSVIAIFPFIFLYSLGVLIVRKKFAELREILTSGAKITAEVALWITAALGLQIVLYETTGIALGGILGWLTTVVIIILLGKAGKIGDVLGFIVLGYLIYLDPEKALWVFVRLLAVIYLFKVFFSTVKFMRTEVLMEEVPVEKLEEWDVLGETIFEKDGRIGRDRTDPFMRMKTAIMTANLELLKPDYGRVIASPTAEGLKKEQIEELKRLVEEGKLENSFLRKKTMPFAPALFIGFLISYFWGDIFWWIQLKIAGL from the coding sequence ATGGACTATGTTCCCCTCATTCTGGGGCTGGTTATAGGAGTCGTTACTTCGTACACTGATATGAAGACCGGCTTCATAGATGACCTCCATGTATTCCCGATAGCTGGTCTGGGCATAGTTTACTACCTCTACAGGGGTTTCTTCGTTGAGCACAACACCATGCTTGCACTCTCAGGACTTATCGGCTTCTTCATCGGGCTTATCCTGGGCTTTGTTCTATACTTCCTTGGCGCCTGGGCGAGCGGGGACGTGGTCATACTGGCGGGTTTCTCCGCCCTGCTGCCATATCCCCCATCAACAGCCTCCCTAATCCCACCATATGCCCTGAACTATCCGCTCTACCCCATCTCCATACTCCTCAACAGCGTCATTGCGATATTCCCCTTCATATTCCTCTACTCCCTTGGAGTGCTGATTGTCAGGAAAAAGTTCGCCGAGCTGAGGGAGATACTCACCAGTGGAGCGAAGATCACAGCTGAGGTGGCACTCTGGATAACCGCGGCGCTGGGATTGCAGATAGTCCTCTACGAGACTACTGGAATAGCGCTTGGCGGCATCCTCGGGTGGCTGACAACCGTTGTCATCATAATTCTCCTCGGAAAGGCAGGGAAAATCGGAGACGTACTCGGGTTCATCGTCCTCGGCTACCTCATCTACCTCGACCCAGAAAAGGCTCTCTGGGTCTTCGTCAGACTGCTCGCGGTGATATACCTCTTTAAGGTGTTCTTCTCGACCGTAAAGTTCATGCGCACCGAGGTTCTCATGGAGGAAGTTCCAGTTGAGAAGCTGGAGGAGTGGGACGTTCTGGGCGAGACAATATTCGAGAAGGACGGAAGGATTGGAAGGGACAGAACGGATCCATTCATGCGCATGAAGACCGCCATCATGACGGCCAACCTCGAACTGCTCAAACCTGACTACGGCAGGGTAATAGCGTCACCCACCGCGGAGGGGCTGAAGAAGGAGCAGATTGAGGAGCTCAAACGACTTGTTGAGGAAGGAAAGCTTGAAAACAGCTTTTTGAGAAAAAAGACCATGCCATTTGCCCCTGCACTCTTCATCGGCTTCCTGATATCGTACTTCTGGGGCGACATCTTCTGGTGGATACAGCTCAAAATAGCCGGGCTTTAG
- a CDS encoding class III signal peptide-containing protein yields MMRKAQSAIEYLFMLAAVLVLVVMAARIVLNGTKNLNEAISNYTTQVRKQILEDL; encoded by the coding sequence ATGATGAGAAAAGCTCAGAGCGCGATTGAGTACCTTTTCATGCTGGCCGCTGTGCTCGTGCTCGTAGTTATGGCGGCTAGGATCGTGCTCAACGGAACGAAGAACCTCAATGAGGCGATATCCAATTACACCACTCAGGTTAGGAAGCAGATTCTCGAAGACCTCTGA
- a CDS encoding ASCH domain-containing protein, which translates to MKVYRLRVRDEYLDYIKSGEKGIEVRVAYPQLRDIKPGDKILFNNEVPAVVTGVKRYETFRQVLREEPIKKIFPDEPSFERALKRFHNMYPKWKENRYGVIAIRFKLIGEG; encoded by the coding sequence ATGAAGGTTTACAGGCTTCGCGTGAGAGACGAATACCTCGACTACATCAAGTCCGGAGAGAAGGGGATAGAGGTTAGGGTGGCATATCCTCAGCTGAGGGACATAAAGCCAGGTGACAAGATACTCTTCAACAACGAAGTTCCTGCCGTTGTTACTGGAGTGAAGCGCTACGAGACGTTCAGACAGGTTCTTCGCGAGGAGCCGATTAAGAAGATATTCCCCGACGAGCCGAGCTTTGAAAGGGCCCTTAAGAGGTTTCACAATATGTACCCCAAGTGGAAGGAGAACCGGTATGGGGTAATAGCTATAAGGTTCAAGCTGATTGGCGAGGGGTGA
- a CDS encoding ASCH domain-containing protein, which translates to MKHLEFDGKYADLILKGKKRATVRLGRKPNLKPGDEVLIHSGGYAIAKAVIERVESKTVGELTDEDAFLDGFSSREELIKALKEHYRYVDDDSKAHVIVFRIVERFDRPVTSSDYAYEGNLPIEIAEMALKHLDLPEEDRKLIELFLQAGSLRKAAYRLGGLNKRYLIRDALRRAYEELKKRGLMGPKL; encoded by the coding sequence ATGAAGCACCTCGAGTTCGACGGCAAATACGCCGATTTAATCCTCAAGGGCAAGAAGAGGGCCACAGTGAGGTTGGGCAGGAAGCCGAACCTCAAGCCTGGCGACGAGGTGCTCATCCACTCCGGCGGCTACGCTATAGCAAAGGCAGTAATCGAGAGGGTCGAAAGCAAAACAGTTGGAGAGCTCACCGATGAGGACGCTTTTCTCGATGGATTTTCAAGCAGGGAAGAGCTGATTAAAGCCCTGAAGGAGCACTACAGGTACGTGGACGATGACTCAAAGGCCCACGTGATAGTCTTCCGCATCGTTGAGCGCTTTGATAGGCCGGTTACCTCATCTGACTACGCCTACGAAGGGAACCTGCCGATTGAGATAGCCGAGATGGCCCTGAAGCACCTTGACCTTCCTGAGGAGGACAGAAAGCTCATCGAGCTCTTCCTCCAGGCGGGCAGTCTGAGGAAAGCTGCCTACAGGCTTGGAGGTTTGAACAAGCGCTATCTGATAAGAGACGCGTTGAGGAGGGCCTATGAAGAGCTGAAAAAGAGGGGCCTCATGGGGCCGAAGCTCTGA
- a CDS encoding TIGR02253 family HAD-type hydrolase — translation MLRAVFFDFVGTLITKEGENVTHQHIVGEVLRRAGREDLDVVKVWGEYEAESSALFKELAGKPYVKIRDVDTEAIRKVAEHYGFPVPEDFWEISIAMHEKYGKLFDDAVETIKALKDLGLHVGIITDSDNDYIEAHLKALGIYELFDSITTSEDAGYYKPHPRPFQLAMEKAGVKAEEAIYVGDNPAKDCVGAKNVGMISVLLDPSGTKRELWKNCDFVVSKLSEVVEIARSMLEK, via the coding sequence ATGCTCAGGGCGGTCTTCTTCGACTTCGTTGGCACGCTCATAACAAAGGAAGGGGAAAACGTAACCCACCAGCACATCGTTGGGGAGGTTCTCAGAAGGGCCGGCAGGGAAGATTTGGACGTCGTTAAAGTCTGGGGGGAGTACGAGGCTGAAAGCTCGGCCCTCTTCAAGGAGCTCGCCGGAAAGCCCTACGTTAAGATAAGGGACGTCGACACCGAGGCCATAAGAAAGGTTGCCGAGCATTACGGCTTCCCTGTTCCCGAGGATTTCTGGGAGATAAGCATCGCCATGCACGAAAAATATGGAAAACTCTTCGACGATGCCGTTGAGACAATCAAGGCCCTGAAAGACCTTGGCCTCCATGTTGGTATTATAACCGACTCCGACAATGACTACATCGAGGCTCACCTTAAGGCTCTCGGCATCTACGAGCTCTTCGACAGTATAACGACCAGCGAGGACGCTGGCTACTACAAGCCTCATCCGAGACCCTTCCAGCTCGCCATGGAGAAGGCGGGAGTTAAAGCCGAGGAGGCCATCTACGTCGGCGATAACCCGGCAAAGGACTGCGTCGGGGCGAAAAACGTCGGCATGATCAGTGTTCTGCTCGACCCGAGCGGGACAAAGCGTGAGCTCTGGAAGAACTGCGATTTTGTTGTCTCAAAGCTTAGCGAGGTCGTCGAAATAGCCAGGAGCATGCTCGAGAAATGA
- the pgsA gene encoding archaetidylinositol phosphate synthase gives MVLNRYRANVKGFLEAIVRPLAKAGVTPNQITFVGLLISLIGAYFFYRGEQVIAALVLLFGSLIDALDGTLARMTGKTSRFGAFLDSTFDRISDGAVLFGIALGNLVDWRIAFIAFMGSYLVSYERCRAELAGSGTLAVGIAERAERLLILIITALFGYVKYGVYAVAVLAWITVLQRMWEAYKRLK, from the coding sequence ATGGTGCTCAACAGGTACCGGGCCAACGTCAAAGGCTTCCTTGAGGCCATCGTAAGGCCGCTCGCAAAAGCTGGGGTTACACCGAATCAGATAACCTTCGTTGGGCTTTTGATAAGTTTAATCGGCGCCTACTTCTTCTACCGCGGCGAGCAGGTTATAGCCGCCCTCGTCCTTCTCTTTGGTTCTCTCATTGATGCACTCGACGGAACCCTCGCCAGAATGACGGGCAAGACGAGCCGCTTCGGAGCGTTCCTGGATTCAACCTTTGACAGGATAAGCGATGGGGCCGTGCTCTTCGGAATAGCCCTCGGAAACCTTGTTGACTGGAGGATAGCTTTCATCGCCTTCATGGGGAGCTATCTCGTCAGCTACGAGCGCTGCAGAGCTGAGCTTGCCGGCTCTGGAACTTTGGCGGTGGGAATAGCGGAGAGGGCAGAAAGACTCCTCATACTTATAATCACCGCCTTGTTCGGATACGTGAAGTACGGCGTCTACGCCGTCGCCGTTCTGGCGTGGATAACAGTTCTCCAGAGGATGTGGGAGGCCTACAAGAGATTGAAGTGA
- a CDS encoding tRNA (cytidine(56)-2'-O)-methyltransferase gives MIVVLRLGHRPERDKRITTHVALTARALGADKIIIAAELDEHVKESVEDVVERWGGPFEIEFNPSWKKVMREWKEMGGIIAHLTMYGIHIDDAVPKIKEELNSGRNIMVVVGAEKVPKEVYEMADYNVAVGNQPHSEVAALAVFLDRLLNGAGLRKEFQNARLKIIPQEKGKKVVELGE, from the coding sequence ATGATAGTAGTACTTCGCCTTGGACACAGACCGGAGAGAGATAAAAGGATAACCACGCACGTGGCCTTAACAGCTAGAGCCCTCGGGGCGGATAAAATAATAATCGCAGCTGAGCTCGACGAACACGTTAAGGAAAGCGTGGAGGATGTCGTTGAGAGGTGGGGTGGGCCTTTCGAGATAGAGTTCAACCCGAGCTGGAAAAAGGTAATGCGCGAGTGGAAAGAGATGGGTGGAATAATAGCCCATCTGACCATGTACGGTATTCACATCGACGATGCCGTTCCAAAGATTAAGGAAGAACTGAACTCGGGAAGGAACATTATGGTGGTCGTCGGTGCCGAGAAGGTGCCAAAAGAAGTTTACGAAATGGCCGACTACAACGTGGCCGTCGGAAATCAGCCCCACAGCGAGGTGGCGGCTTTAGCAGTCTTCCTCGACAGGCTTCTCAATGGTGCTGGCCTGAGGAAGGAGTTCCAGAACGCGAGGCTCAAGATAATACCCCAGGAGAAGGGCAAGAAAGTGGTAGAGCTGGGGGAGTAA
- a CDS encoding transglutaminase-like domain-containing protein — translation MVMRKGPAVILLVLLVLVSGCLFKPPAEVRFSVDKTLVRPGGTLHVMVFVNNTGKVGLTGATLVLGDDNFQILQEPKFPDVLRVGDSVQLVWILRAPMKPGVYNLKLSLELTDELKRSWTGFYGQFRITVSNEAGPPDELKLNVEAPTTLKGGETARITVTIENTLEVPVELRDISFNLLDGMRLVSANALPDTIDGNGKIRLSYTVSVPYAYRDGYVSVILKYAISGAEGSVVKSVPLKVVWTPWNESNETLREAYGLKYHWITDEYIVDGYWAERYNSTPAFKGSELRDMALNIIGNAVSESHAVKAIYNWMMRTYSFGDTTSTLEPSKILQQDRISYAEAQILMTAMLRSVDVPARVITLSNGTDCTLRPMTEFYTADGWYVVDIRHGFVGSLDEYLASPYFPKLYQLVTRDGYRIVAQAPETLEGHEHVDVTGDFLANLEDRLLRIVTERLKPELRSKLMLVMSNLDENERLYALFLFASAPNEEDLNRVIAEYSTGKIEQDVKTMYEFYKNMTWGDDFTKYWRIFAGEVG, via the coding sequence ATGGTTATGAGGAAAGGTCCCGCGGTGATTCTCCTGGTCCTCCTGGTGCTGGTTTCAGGCTGCCTCTTCAAGCCACCGGCCGAGGTCAGATTCTCGGTTGACAAGACCCTGGTAAGGCCTGGTGGAACGCTCCATGTGATGGTCTTCGTAAACAACACCGGAAAAGTCGGCCTAACGGGAGCAACCCTTGTCCTGGGTGATGACAACTTCCAGATACTCCAAGAGCCGAAGTTTCCCGATGTCCTGAGGGTTGGAGACAGCGTTCAGCTCGTCTGGATCCTGAGGGCACCCATGAAGCCGGGCGTTTACAACCTCAAACTCTCCTTAGAGCTGACCGATGAACTCAAACGCTCTTGGACAGGCTTCTATGGACAGTTCAGGATAACAGTCTCGAACGAGGCCGGTCCTCCTGACGAGCTCAAACTCAACGTGGAAGCCCCAACAACTCTGAAAGGAGGAGAAACGGCTAGGATAACCGTCACAATCGAGAACACCCTCGAGGTTCCAGTTGAGCTCCGCGATATAAGCTTCAACCTCCTCGACGGAATGAGGCTCGTCAGTGCCAATGCCCTTCCTGACACAATAGATGGCAATGGGAAGATTAGACTGAGCTATACCGTCAGCGTGCCCTACGCATACAGGGACGGTTACGTCTCGGTAATACTCAAGTATGCAATCAGCGGGGCAGAGGGCAGCGTGGTGAAGAGTGTGCCCCTTAAAGTAGTGTGGACGCCCTGGAACGAGAGCAACGAGACCCTGAGAGAGGCATATGGACTCAAATACCACTGGATAACCGACGAGTACATAGTTGACGGCTACTGGGCAGAGCGCTACAACTCAACGCCGGCTTTCAAGGGAAGCGAGCTGAGGGACATGGCCCTCAATATTATCGGAAACGCTGTGTCAGAGTCCCATGCAGTGAAAGCCATCTACAACTGGATGATGAGGACGTACTCATTCGGAGACACAACCTCAACCCTCGAGCCGTCCAAGATACTCCAGCAGGATAGGATAAGCTACGCTGAGGCACAGATACTTATGACTGCCATGCTGCGCTCCGTTGATGTCCCTGCCAGGGTTATAACTCTCTCCAACGGCACGGACTGCACGCTGAGACCGATGACAGAGTTCTACACCGCCGACGGCTGGTACGTAGTTGATATCAGGCACGGCTTCGTGGGTTCTCTCGATGAGTACCTGGCGAGTCCCTACTTCCCCAAGCTCTATCAGCTTGTGACGCGTGACGGTTATCGTATAGTCGCTCAAGCCCCAGAGACGCTCGAGGGCCATGAGCATGTGGACGTTACCGGGGATTTCTTGGCCAATCTGGAGGACAGGCTTCTCAGGATTGTCACAGAGAGACTCAAACCAGAGCTCCGTTCCAAGCTAATGCTCGTGATGAGCAACCTCGACGAGAACGAGAGGCTCTACGCACTCTTCCTCTTCGCCTCGGCTCCGAACGAGGAGGACCTCAACAGGGTCATCGCGGAGTACAGCACGGGCAAGATAGAGCAAGACGTAAAAACCATGTACGAGTTCTACAAGAACATGACCTGGGGAGACGATTTCACAAAGTACTGGAGAATATTCGCGGGGGAGGTCGGATGA
- a CDS encoding S-adenosyl-l-methionine hydroxide adenosyltransferase family protein — translation MITLTTDFGLKGPYVGEMKVAMLRVNPGAVLVDVTHSVTRHSIIEGSFVMEQVVKYSPKGTVHVGVIDPGVGTSRRAIIIEGEQFLVVPDNGLATLPMKHIKPRAAYEIDFEKIKRFTGWRISSTFHGRDIFGPAGALLDAGHSPEELGREIPLESLIRLEVEPKKEGEIWKLKVIYIDDFGNVILNLEDYRRPKAVELIDFELLIPYLETYGLVKPGELLALPGSHDYLEIAVNQGSAAERLGLKVGDEVRVRLVQ, via the coding sequence GTGATAACGCTGACGACAGATTTCGGTTTGAAGGGGCCCTACGTCGGCGAGATGAAGGTGGCAATGCTCAGGGTTAACCCAGGGGCAGTGCTCGTTGACGTAACCCACTCAGTAACGAGGCACTCAATTATAGAAGGCTCCTTTGTCATGGAGCAGGTTGTCAAGTATTCGCCTAAAGGCACCGTCCACGTTGGAGTGATTGATCCTGGTGTCGGGACGAGCAGGAGGGCTATCATTATAGAGGGCGAGCAGTTTCTGGTTGTCCCCGACAATGGATTGGCAACACTCCCCATGAAGCACATAAAACCTAGAGCAGCCTACGAAATAGACTTTGAGAAGATAAAGCGCTTTACTGGCTGGAGGATAAGCTCGACCTTCCATGGAAGGGACATCTTCGGGCCAGCTGGAGCCCTGCTGGATGCTGGGCATTCTCCAGAAGAGCTCGGCCGGGAGATTCCCTTGGAAAGCTTAATTAGGCTTGAGGTCGAGCCCAAAAAAGAAGGAGAAATCTGGAAGCTCAAGGTAATCTACATAGACGACTTTGGGAACGTCATACTCAACCTTGAGGACTACAGAAGGCCAAAAGCCGTTGAGCTCATCGACTTTGAGTTACTCATTCCCTACCTCGAAACCTATGGCCTGGTAAAGCCCGGTGAGCTTCTGGCTTTACCCGGAAGTCACGACTACCTCGAGATAGCCGTCAACCAGGGCTCTGCTGCTGAGAGGCTCGGGCTGAAGGTTGGGGATGAGGTGAGGGTGAGGTTGGTTCAATGA
- a CDS encoding nicotinamide-nucleotide adenylyltransferase, translated as MPKRGLFVGRFQPVHNGHIKALEFVFSQVDEVIIGIGSAQASHTLKNPFTTSERMEMLIRALDEAGLEKRYYLIPLPDINFNAIWSTYVQSMVPRFDVVFTGNSLVAQLFRERGYEVIVQPMFRKDILSATEIRKRMVEGEPWEELVPKSVAEFIKEIKGVERIKMLATNLESSEKELQAPIRIPEF; from the coding sequence ATGCCGAAGCGCGGTCTGTTCGTCGGCCGTTTCCAGCCGGTTCACAACGGGCACATAAAGGCCCTTGAGTTTGTTTTCTCGCAGGTGGATGAGGTGATAATAGGCATCGGTAGCGCCCAGGCCAGCCACACGCTCAAGAACCCCTTCACGACGAGCGAAAGGATGGAGATGCTCATAAGGGCTCTGGACGAGGCGGGTCTGGAGAAGCGCTACTATCTGATTCCACTACCGGACATCAACTTCAACGCCATCTGGTCAACCTACGTCCAGAGCATGGTTCCAAGATTTGACGTCGTCTTCACTGGAAACTCTCTTGTCGCTCAGCTCTTCCGTGAGCGGGGATACGAGGTCATAGTACAACCCATGTTCAGGAAGGACATCCTCTCGGCAACCGAAATAAGAAAGCGCATGGTGGAAGGAGAACCCTGGGAGGAGCTCGTGCCGAAGAGCGTTGCCGAGTTCATAAAGGAAATCAAGGGTGTTGAAAGGATAAAGATGCTCGCCACAAATCTCGAAAGCTCGGAGAAGGAACTTCAGGCGCCGATAAGGATTCCGGAGTTTTAG
- a CDS encoding nucleotidyltransferase domain-containing protein has product MEADWKLALEQFIEDWKIKDFVEAALLTGSYAVGLQTKYSEVDVYIVLSDDVEWRERGNVVINGTLIEYFANPVRQIRHYFEEEFAQNSRATARIIVIGKVLFDRTGIAEVLKAEALEYMKRPFERPDETWVEVAKYSLWDMLDSLKDAEDRNDPSSGYLYHLALSRALEVYSKFLGVEIPPVSKAYRLFRDERFRKAYMFEEFPDREFVELFLNALERSKAENLERVITHIFEKMGGFDIDGWRLRTKALDSL; this is encoded by the coding sequence ATGGAGGCAGACTGGAAACTCGCTTTGGAACAGTTCATCGAGGACTGGAAAATTAAGGACTTCGTTGAGGCCGCTCTGCTAACTGGAAGTTATGCAGTTGGGCTACAGACCAAATACTCCGAGGTAGACGTTTACATCGTGCTCTCCGATGACGTGGAATGGAGGGAGAGGGGAAACGTCGTTATAAATGGGACTTTAATCGAGTACTTCGCAAACCCGGTAAGACAGATCAGACACTACTTTGAGGAGGAGTTTGCCCAGAACAGCCGGGCCACGGCGAGGATTATAGTAATTGGGAAAGTGCTCTTTGACAGGACTGGAATAGCTGAGGTTCTCAAAGCAGAAGCGCTGGAATACATGAAGAGACCCTTTGAACGGCCCGATGAGACATGGGTGGAAGTAGCTAAGTACTCCCTCTGGGACATGCTCGACAGTCTGAAGGACGCTGAAGACAGGAACGATCCCAGCTCTGGCTACCTCTACCACCTGGCTCTCAGCAGAGCCCTTGAGGTTTATTCGAAGTTCTTGGGTGTTGAAATTCCTCCAGTGAGCAAGGCTTACCGCCTTTTCAGAGACGAGAGGTTCAGAAAAGCGTACATGTTTGAGGAATTTCCTGATAGGGAGTTCGTAGAGCTGTTCCTGAATGCTCTTGAGAGAAGCAAGGCTGAAAATCTGGAGAGAGTCATAACGCACATCTTTGAGAAAATGGGTGGTTTTGATATTGACGGCTGGCGGCTGAGAACTAAGGCTTTAGATTCTTTATGA
- a CDS encoding HAD family phosphatase — MKKVAVIDIEGTLTDFEFWREMARITGKREIEELLEKGLSGEVEWLDSLLKRVGLIRGIDEGTFLRTREKVNVSPEARELVETLREKGFKVVLISGSFEEVLEPFKELGDEFMANRAIFEDGKFQGIRLRFRDKGEFLKRFRDGFILAMGDGYADAKMFERADMGIAVGREIPGADLLVKDLKELVDFIKNLKP, encoded by the coding sequence ATGAAGAAGGTCGCGGTAATAGACATCGAGGGGACTTTAACAGACTTCGAGTTCTGGAGGGAGATGGCCAGAATAACCGGAAAACGGGAGATAGAGGAGCTTCTTGAAAAGGGCCTCTCCGGGGAGGTGGAGTGGCTGGATTCCCTCCTCAAACGGGTGGGGCTCATAAGAGGTATCGACGAGGGGACGTTCCTCAGGACGAGGGAGAAGGTAAACGTGAGTCCTGAGGCGAGAGAGCTCGTTGAAACGCTCAGGGAGAAGGGCTTTAAGGTGGTTCTCATCAGCGGTTCCTTTGAGGAGGTTCTTGAGCCCTTTAAGGAACTCGGAGATGAGTTCATGGCCAATCGGGCAATCTTTGAGGATGGGAAGTTCCAGGGAATAAGGCTAAGATTCCGGGATAAAGGGGAGTTCCTCAAAAGATTCAGGGACGGTTTTATCCTCGCTATGGGAGATGGTTACGCGGACGCCAAGATGTTCGAGAGGGCCGACATGGGGATAGCCGTCGGCAGGGAGATACCCGGGGCGGATCTTCTGGTAAAAGACCTGAAAGAGCTGGTGGATTTCATAAAGAATCTAAAGCCTTAG
- a CDS encoding MFS transporter, whose amino-acid sequence MRWNEIPRDAKAYMLYHTIIAPQLIVWILLPLYMMYSGYSVLEVGAFFTAVNIIAIPLTYLLGRAFNRWDIKKGLMVIDALDGVAYILYGFAKGAIAPIMLFAGRTVEKLSTVLYPLYRAYEQIIYPEDRYEEIFAWHLRLPEISRLITFPILGYLFGYVWSSAEHYRLAFIFFGLLSIPTIAYIWLFLPSVGKEERITPEGFTFRVGEFKLLLVFEALLTLAWSLAPELVLINYVVFVLHKTVFEVTLIACASSLASIIGTYAIERVPKERGFQAIGLGMFLNAVYALVMVLSPPFWLALAVYALGDFGNTLWFPFYRSWQFSLIPKERASEFHAAISSYNRLIGLVTPFIAGALASVHATLPYAASLGLFLLAGALFVRGEAFRKAKVRSNLQ is encoded by the coding sequence ATGCGCTGGAATGAAATTCCGCGAGATGCCAAAGCTTACATGCTTTACCACACCATTATAGCACCCCAGCTCATAGTCTGGATTCTTCTGCCTCTCTACATGATGTACTCCGGCTACTCCGTCCTCGAGGTCGGGGCGTTCTTCACAGCCGTCAACATCATCGCAATTCCACTCACCTATCTCCTCGGAAGGGCGTTCAACAGATGGGACATCAAAAAAGGGCTGATGGTGATTGACGCCCTCGACGGAGTAGCATACATCCTCTACGGCTTTGCCAAAGGTGCTATAGCTCCGATCATGCTCTTTGCAGGAAGAACAGTAGAGAAGCTCTCGACGGTGCTTTACCCTCTCTACCGTGCCTATGAGCAGATTATCTACCCGGAGGACAGGTACGAAGAAATCTTCGCCTGGCACCTGCGCCTGCCCGAGATAAGTCGGCTGATAACCTTCCCGATCCTCGGCTACCTCTTCGGCTACGTCTGGAGCTCAGCAGAGCACTACCGCCTGGCGTTCATCTTCTTCGGCCTGCTCTCGATACCGACCATCGCCTACATCTGGCTCTTCCTTCCGTCGGTTGGCAAAGAGGAGAGGATAACCCCTGAGGGCTTTACCTTCAGGGTCGGCGAGTTCAAGCTCCTGCTGGTCTTTGAAGCGCTGCTGACTCTGGCGTGGTCCCTCGCGCCTGAGCTGGTGCTCATCAACTACGTTGTCTTCGTGCTCCACAAGACGGTCTTCGAGGTAACGCTGATAGCCTGCGCGAGCAGTCTGGCCTCGATAATTGGAACCTATGCCATCGAGAGAGTCCCGAAGGAGAGGGGTTTTCAGGCGATTGGCCTAGGAATGTTCCTCAACGCGGTCTATGCCCTCGTCATGGTGCTCTCGCCGCCATTCTGGCTGGCGCTGGCGGTGTACGCCCTCGGCGATTTCGGGAACACACTCTGGTTCCCGTTCTACCGCTCGTGGCAGTTCTCGCTGATTCCGAAGGAGCGCGCCAGCGAGTTCCACGCGGCGATATCGAGCTACAACAGGCTGATTGGCCTTGTCACGCCATTCATCGCCGGCGCACTGGCGAGCGTACATGCGACGCTTCCTTACGCGGCGAGCTTGGGGCTGTTCCTCTTAGCCGGGGCACTTTTCGTTAGAGGGGAAGCCTTTAGAAAGGCGAAGGTAAGAAGCAACCTCCAGTGA
- a CDS encoding GNAT family N-acetyltransferase, whose product MDIRLLSRADERTDCLQIAKGLPEWFNEAGLKAMERDLQRETTFVAVEKDQVLGFITVKPLNEKALEILWTAVRRECHGEGIGTEMLRFIEEWAKGRGFEVLVVKTSGDLSYKPYDETRRFYERRGFIRIALIDPYPEWGEPALIYTKCLKRKEER is encoded by the coding sequence ATGGACATTCGTCTCCTCAGTAGAGCGGATGAGAGAACTGACTGCCTCCAGATAGCCAAGGGTCTTCCGGAGTGGTTTAACGAGGCCGGCCTAAAGGCGATGGAACGGGATTTGCAGAGGGAAACAACTTTCGTTGCGGTTGAGAAAGACCAAGTTCTCGGCTTCATAACTGTCAAACCCCTCAACGAGAAGGCCCTCGAAATTCTCTGGACGGCCGTTCGGCGGGAGTGCCACGGAGAGGGAATCGGAACGGAAATGCTCCGCTTCATCGAGGAGTGGGCAAAGGGGAGAGGCTTTGAGGTTCTCGTCGTTAAAACGTCGGGCGATTTATCGTACAAACCCTACGACGAGACAAGGCGGTTCTACGAGCGGAGGGGCTTCATCAGGATAGCGCTGATTGACCCCTACCCCGAGTGGGGCGAGCCGGCTCTGATTTACACCAAGTGCTTAAAGAGAAAGGAAGAGCGTTAG